Within Phycodurus eques isolate BA_2022a chromosome 18, UOR_Pequ_1.1, whole genome shotgun sequence, the genomic segment GACAGAGTACCTTATTCTTTACCTGATGGTTACGTCTTAACACAATCAAAATGATAACTTACCTTTTAAtggaattttcctttttttctttgttgtcttAGCTTCTTGAACTGTTTGACAGTGAGGATCCAAGGGAGAGGGACTTCCTGAAGACTATCCTGCATCGGATTTATGGAAAGTTCCTCGGGTTACGAGCCTTCATCAGGAAGCAGATTAACAACATCTTCTTGCGGTCAGTAAAACATGTTTTGGAAttctactactaataatagTGTGTTTTGGAGGCCCCAATAGgacaatataaaataaaccTAAACTGCAccatatataaaaacattttacatttgaagcCACTGAAATACTGTACGTTGCAAAGAGAGGAAGTTCAAAGCGAAATAATGCTTTGCGTCGAGCAGTATCCCTTTGATATTTGAGCCaacaaacataaaatgaaaGCAGCTCTGCTGTGTTTCCTGTTTCGGACATCACGTAATGCTTCAACCTGCTgtgttttttcctcatcatgtcTTTGCATTATTGCACCACAAGCTCTTAATCTTGCTtttcaaaaaaagagaagaacaaAGTGGAGATGGAGGCATCGTACATTCCCGACAACATGTTGATTCTTTACAGCTCCTGTTGCTGCGTGACAATGGGATTTATATTATTGAAACAGGGGGCCCTTGATGTCGTTTCCAACAGGCAAGGGTGGCAAAATGAATGCACCCACTTTGACCATCTGGCATGCAGGATAAAAATAGTACCATCGTTGTCAAGcgctgtatgtatgtacataccAGAAGTGCGTAGACATGGGTTACTGAACACACGAGGTGAATCATTTATTCGTCAATCATTTGATTGTCCGCAGAGTGCCTTTTTAGCagaatggaaatggctgtaattGTTACAAGCATTTTATTCTTTCAGCCAAACACATTTTCTCTTTCAGGGTTTTCCTTTCACTATCACCATTAATCAtcacccattgaaaatgtatactTTTGTGACTTTGCACTGCAAATGTCAATTTGCTTGTTGCATTTCTAGGTTCATCTATGAGACTGAACATTTCAACGGAGTTGCTGAGCTCCTAGAAATTCTGGGAAGGTGAGTGTATGATTATGCAAATACAGGTAGAACAATCTATACCTTCTTTCAAGTCcaatgttttgaaaacaacTTTAGACTGCTGTATTTTTGGTCCATTTATATTTGAAGTTGACATTCTGATTATATAATTGCTCTTAGTGAATAAATGTTTCCCTTTTAGTATAATACCTCACCTTTATCCCATTAGTATGATGACTGCGTTTCTTGTCTACAGCATCATCAATGGGTTTGCGCTGCCTTTGAAGGCAGAACACAAACAGTTCCTAATGAAGGTGCTCATCCCATTACACACAGCGAAGGGACTGGCCCTCTTTCATGCTCAGGTAGGAATCGGAGTGGGAATGTTTCTACAACGCCATCTACTGGTTATTCAACacattatttttactaaaaCAGTTCAATAATCAattggaaagtgtgtgtgtggccttGATTCATAAGTACAATCGAAAAAAGGAATGCATTTCACCTGAGTTGGTGTATCATGCCGTCATGTCATTTTGATGCGGGTATAACATTGCCATGGCATACCAATTTGAACCGCTTATCTTGTCTTTCAGTTGGCATACTGCGTGGTCCAGTTCCTGGAAAAGGATCCAACACTAACTGAAccggtaaaaaaatatatattactcCCACTCCGCACACTATCCTGGGGCCCTAAAATTAGTCGAGGCGAGAGAAATCTGTCGTGTGTGCTACAAACCACCTACACACCAGAGATAAAGATACTTTATTCACATTAAAGGAGTCCCCAGTGAGTTgtcttgttttatatttaggtgATCCGAGGCTTGCTGAAGTTTTGGCCGAAGACCTGCAGCCAGAAAGAGGTATGTCTATAAAAATACACGCTCATTAATTATAACACATAAgcctgtttttttaatgccttcaTGTACTGTTCTTTGTGTCTAAACAGGTGATGTTCCTGGGTGAGATTGAGGAGATTTTGGATGTCATTGAGCCTACGCAGTTCAAGAAAATCCAAGAACCATTGTTCAAGCAGATCTCCAAATGTGTGGCCAATCCCCACTTTCAGGTAGGTTTTGATCAAATGAATTATGCATTTgtatttgctgttattttttttttttttttcatttctcctTTTTTATGTACAGTTTTGGTATGGTTAGGAAAAAAAGCGAAATTGTTTTCTGACAGCCACTTTAGTTAACCACCACAATCCCTCTCATACTCCTTTGTGGGAGTATGACACCAGTGTTGATTTTCTTCCTCGGTCCTGACAGGTAGCGGAGCGCGCACTGTACTTCTGGAATAATGAGTACATTCTCAGTCTCATCGAGGAGAACATCGACAAGGTCCTCCCCATCATGTTCTGTAGCCTGTACAGAATCTCCAAAGAGCACTGGAACCCGTACGTACTCCTAACATTTAGGTGCAAAAGAAAATCCAAAGTCACACACAAATTCAGTTTACAAACTGGATGATGCCCCTAAACATGAGATGTCATCTCAAAAGAAAGAATCAACACAATACCTGCCATGATGTGCACATAATTGTTGTCCTTCCACTGTGGCTTGGGGTTGCACAAATTCATAACAATTGATTATTAGGTATCTGAAAAAGCTTTTTCTTTCAGTCTTTACTTTCAGTCTGTATTAGTTTTCTTGTTGTGGAATCCTACTCACAAAATTTCACACTGATCAATGTTACATTACATCAACACATTgggacatttgtttttcttatgtGGTTGATATTTGCTAAATGTAGAAATTGTTCTGAATGTAATTACAGGCATATTGATAAATTTGAGTAGTATCAATTGTTAATGCATTAATTGTCCATGTAAACGTTCTGATGGAGTTGTGAGTAACTGTGAGGTCCATAGCCTAGCTAGTTTTTCTGACGTGCGTAATTTGACACTGAcccaaaatgttacatttcagGACCATCGTAGCTCTCGTCTACAATGTGCTGAAGACGCTGATGGAGATGAACTGTACACTCTTTGATGAGTTGACCTCCTCCTATAAATCTGACCGGCAAAGGTGAGGTTAAAACTGGTGAACATCGGGAACATTGTTTTCATCATGTCAGGTACTAGTGATGAAAAGACTTCAGGTTTACTGATGAACcgtaatataatttcaaaaggTTTAAAGTTTCCAATTGTAATTATCGTTAGTACCGTATTTGCTGTCACAGAGAGAAAACAGCAGCAGGAACGCAACAACATTAGAAATAGCATCTGCAGCTAACAGGACAAGGATTAGTGTTGATTATATGTTCGAAAATCATTATTGTGGTGTTAGTACAGGGGGCACAAACAGATTAGGTTGTTTGTCTTCCGTTTAGCATGCTAGCATCATCTTTTCACGTCGCAAACAAGGATGTGGTTTTTATTTGTGGCACTTTATTCCTTTGTAGCAAACATACTTCATGTTTACTTTGTTGTGACTAATAAGAGGAGAGAGCTATGTCACGTGATTAGTCGCGGCATATTTGGGTACTTGAGTTTTTTACTGAACACCGTGCAAGATAAACATTGTTTACAAACACATGAACTGATTTGGATCTGAAAAAAAACTAGGCTTGAGAAAATTCATAATAAAATGTTCATAGTGTTTCATCTCTTCATTGCACGAGAAAGCAAAGTAATTGTTTTTCTGGTTGGTTTTCagggaaaagaagaaggagCAGGAGCGTGACGAGCTGTGGAGGAAGCTGGACGAGTTGAGGCTCAGCAACAGCACTCTAGAACAGAACAACAGCCACAAGCTCATAAGTGTccagaacaacaacaagagtagcaataataataaccagGACAGGGCCGCTTACGCTGCAAACGTAGGTCATGGCAGCCAGTGAGAGCAACCCACGTGCCAAAAGATACTCTGTGTTAGCCTTTAACACTTGGCTTTAATGGATTGACGCCGCGTGCACGACTTGTCGGGAAAGAATGAACAAAGATGGGAAAAAGACAAACGACACCTCAGCATTCTGTGCCTCACAGAAAAGATTTGATGTTACCGCCAGTATATTGTTGAGTTGTCTGCTCTTGTTGTATTCAGTGTACATGTTCCATGGTCATGTGGGagagaaaaatatgacttgatTTCAGCATCTCAGATTGTTTCTGCGACCAGCTGAATCGCTCAACAAAGATGTCTATTTTGTACTGTCGTCGCTGCCAACACTTGTGTGCTGACTTTAGGGGGGCAGGCAAAGGCATTGTGGGAGTATTGAGGCAGGCGGGACCACACCCACCCGAAGACATGCTGAAATGTACACAAAAGAGCCTCCATTAGTGATATAGATTGAATAATCATTATCAATATACCAATCAAATATGTCTATGACTTGGTCTAGTGGGGGTTTTTGGAGTTAAATATTGTTCTTCACAGTTAGTTTTACatttcaggtgtgtgtgtgtgtgtgtgtgtgtgtgtgtgtgtgtgtgtgtgtgtatgtatatatatatatatatatgtgtgtgtgtgtatatttatatatatatatatatatatatatatatatatatatatatgtg encodes:
- the ppp2r5a gene encoding serine/threonine-protein phosphatase 2A 56 kDa regulatory subunit alpha isoform, translating into MSAISASEKVDGFTRKSVRKAQKQRKSPSSSQYRTQIAPVELSTLPQLKDAPSTEQQELFTQKLQQCCMLFDFLDSVTDLKSKEIKRATLNELVDYVSTNRGVLVESAYPEITTMISTNIFRTLAPSDNPDFDPEEDEPTLEASWPHIQLVYEFLLRFLENPDFQPSIAKRYIDQKFVLQLLELFDSEDPRERDFLKTILHRIYGKFLGLRAFIRKQINNIFLRFIYETEHFNGVAELLEILGSIINGFALPLKAEHKQFLMKVLIPLHTAKGLALFHAQLAYCVVQFLEKDPTLTEPVIRGLLKFWPKTCSQKEVMFLGEIEEILDVIEPTQFKKIQEPLFKQISKCVANPHFQVAERALYFWNNEYILSLIEENIDKVLPIMFCSLYRISKEHWNPTIVALVYNVLKTLMEMNCTLFDELTSSYKSDRQREKKKEQERDELWRKLDELRLSNSTLEQNNSHKLISVQNNNKSSNNNNQDRAAYAANVGHGSQ